Genomic window (Oryzias latipes chromosome 17, ASM223467v1):
AGTGTTCAATCAATTATTCTTTCTTAagatattgttgttgttttttttctctgattttagCTTTAGGCCAATGAGCAGGAGCGTTGTAGGAACTCGGGAGCCAATCACCGGGGAGCTTATTTCTGTGTCCAGCCTGTCCGGTGGGGCGTTGCAGATATTCAGGAAattgtttttcctccttttgtttCGTCGGTATGTTTTGATAacgttggaaaaaaaataactatgtGATGGCCTCACGTGCGTTTTGGGTAAGAACATGCCCGTCACGTGACGATAACGGGTTGTTAAATGGTGGTGGAATGGTAAGAGGTCGTTTGTCAACACTCTCCTCGGTGGGGGGGCTCGCCCGTCAGACGTTAGGGGTCCTTAAGGTGGGGTGCAAATTTGGAGCTTTTAACAGATGGGCTGATTAGGAAACGGTCTGCTTTGTTTAATGTTGTtaagctctttttctttttatttagaaaaattgaaAACGGTTTTTAATGCACGACCGTCATCTAGTCTCTTTGTGTTtcggttggaaaaaaaacttaaaataaaatctccttGTTGTGCTAATATCCAAAATGTGCTACATTTTAAATAGATTTGTGTTTGGAGTCTTTGAAATTAACCAGTTGacaaaattgtcaataaagttttttatctCTGCTTTTTAGGGTTAATTTATTGCTGCATTTCAAATGCTCAAGTTATGAAAAAGCCATCGCCCCGTCCCAACCAAGTGTGGCAGGATGAGCAGCATTAACCTCCCAGTGGACCCATCCTCTGACGGGACAAACGCCCACACTTCATACCCGTTACCGCCACAAGACAGACACCTCGCCATGCCCCATCACAGCCACAGCCTCCTGAAGTTTTTGAACGAGGACCGGACCCGGCAGAAGTTCTGCGATGTCTCCGTGGTGGTGGGTGGGAAGGTTTACAGCGCCCACAAGGTGGTGTTGGCTCATGGCAGCAGCTACTTCCACGCAGAACTGTCAAAGAGCTCTGCTGCGACGGCTCAGGTGACTTTGGACCACGTGGAGGATTCAGTTTTCCAGCTTCTGCTGGGGTTCCTGTACACTGCGGAGTGTGTTGTGGCTGAAGCAGATCTGCCTGCCCTCACTGAGGCAGCCCGGTTTCTGAACATGATGGATGTACTGAGGCTGGTCTGTGAAGAAAGAGGGACCAACTCTGTCGGAGTGATTCATACTCAAGCTGAGATGATGGAGATCTCTGGGAAGGCAGTTATTTCCAGTGACTCCACAGGAACTGACACCAACGTTCAGTGCCcacctgaagaaaaaaatgcttttttcaaccAACAGTTTCACACTGACACCTCCTTGGAGAGCAGTTTGGCTCCTTGTGCAATTGTGGCCCCAGCTGAGGATGCACAAAAAGCAGAAGAGAAAGGGGTGACCACTCGAAGATCAGCTCGAAGGAGAAGAGCACCCACCAAATATAAAAGAGACAACATAAAGTCCTCCATCACAACgtctgaagaaaaagaaaaaagtgcaaCACCAAGGCGGGAAGATGAAGAACGAGTAGAAGAAGACCTGGTGTTGGAGAGCTCGACGCTGCTGCTGGTTGGGAATGAGAGCTCCGAACAAACCCGGGGGAGCGACGAAATCCACGAGGATGGAGAAGATGACATGCAGAGGGAGATGAACTCTGGAAATGTTGCTCAGAAGAGCATTGATGAGGTAAATGACGCAAACAGAAGCCTCCAGGCTGTGGAGGAGCCAGGAGGGCTCGTGTCTGCAGCGGGAAGCTCTAACCGCACATCGGCATATCCTGAGGGGCTTGATCCAGTCATCATCCAGACCTCCAACAAGAAGACGCTCAAGTGCCCCAAATGTGACAAGACGTTTGACCGCGCAGGTGGGGACCAGCCACGCTTcaggttgattaaaaaaaaaaaaaaaaagaggagccaAATGAGTTTACCCCCATGAGGCCCCACACTCCACCACTTTTTTTGTCACCTCTGTTATTGAATTTACAGTGCAGGATTTTCTGCAAGTGAATTGTGTTTCAAGTTTGATATAGAAATTCATCTACTGATGGCTTGCTATAATCTCTCTCCAGTGTTTGGGGTGTCttcaaaccattgactgtattatgagaactggacataGTGGCCCCTTACCCCCCCCCTTGTGCTcctaacaggaagtacccactgacTCCAAGACGCCAAATCCggtagacttctattgagaaataaacacctattactcagtcattctatgggtcagaataaccattcttgcttggGAAGCCCTTATTTTTTGTGACATTATTTCAGTAGTGCAAGTTAGTCGAGTCATAAAATGTCCAATCACATGCCTGGatgaaagtatgtggtctcacatcaaatgtttgaaacgtttgattgacagagcCCGCTTTCAAATGgaagggggtgtggccttttaacaagctcactcttgaATGGTGAGCCAAGGTTGACAAGGCAACGTTGACCCAAACCGACTGGGAGCAGTCACTGCTTACTTGTGTCGTCTGGCTCCGACATGGCGGCGTACGTATCACGAAAAGAATGGCGACTGAGTTGACTTCTTTTCGTTGGATTCGGAAGTAAGACGTTTTCTGTGTGCGAGTTCACACTCGCCCTGTCCAGTTGtcataaacagtcaatggttcaaaCAATAGACGCAAGAGGTTCCTACCTGGTTTCAAACGGGGAAAATATAAGCCATGGTAGTCACATGACCACAAAGTTTGTCATTACTGAACTTGTCCTTATAGAGCATTATACCTAGTTGCTAACTACAAATATTATGTATTTTTCCAAGATACGTTCTTTAGAGCATGATGCTCAAAgacacgttttgtttttttcaagagaAAAGGTTGTTTCactgaaagaaaacaataagttcctttttttctttaaagttctatttttttcttgaaggtAAATATGAGAGTCACACCAGAGTGCACACAGGGGAGAAGCCATTCCAGTGTGACATCTGCCTCCAGTGCTACTCCACCAAATCCAACCTGAACGTCCATAAGAAGAAGCACACCAGTGATGCTTCCTTCCCAAAGAAGGAGCACAAGTGTCCCTTCTGCAACAAACTCCACGCCAGCAAGAAAACGCTGGCAAAGCACGTCCGGAGGTGAGTCGATTCTTATCACGTCACGCGTCAAAGGGGGGATTTGGACTTTTGCAGCGTGATCAGGAGCATCGTAAACTTCCAAGCCATCCTATTCTAAATTTAGAACAACAATTATATGTGAAGCCTATTTGTAGATTTTGTTTAATGTCCATCActtcctgctgctgtttggTATGGCTAATCCAATTAGAGCCATATAGCAGTTTGTAGGAAAATCTATCAGGCAGTCAATAATtacttttaattatttgttattGGGCATAAACTACATCaataaatgtcaaagtggtaaACCTGATGCCCTCTTTTGTACTATAGGAAACATCTGCCAACAGACTTAATTGATTATATATCCTGTAAAAGCAAATGTATTGTTATCTCTACTTGCAAGAATGTAATTTGAATAGCATCCATTTGGCCCCACCTGGAtaatttatgtgttttattatttacagaCACACTTAGATTTATCTTTGGATCCATTGTGAAATTGTTCCTAGAGGTATTTccattatgatgatgctgtttttaggccaaatccaaaaacctgtgttgttgtctgggacatagtttctgcaaagcggcaggacttgattagaaatttgcctctgagttgtggacggtgCTGTACCTGTGTGCTGTACATCACAAATAGCaaagaaagactcagaaatgcatttttgagcttagttttcttaatatatgtcttccatcataagaaaaaagccacaagaacctgttaaaaacacggTTGTCATCAGAATAGGTGTTTAAGAGGACATGGCCTGATGCGGGGTGAATCCTGCTCAGAAATCCATTCATCAGAGGTCTTTGATGATGTTCTAGTCTCTGGCCTCATGGTGGCGCCGGAGTGTCACCACCTTTCAAGCCAAAGTCTTTTggataaaagaaaacagcagacaCAGTTTTGCTAAATTTGAAGGCATTAGCTGAGCAGATCTAGTGTTTTTGTCCTCCTCCTTCTATCCAGGTTTCATCCGGACTGCACTCAAGAGTTTTTGAacaagaggaagaggaaaagtGCAAGCTGGGAATGTTCTGTAAGGACttgtttcagtttaaaaatcCCTTGTAATGCTCATTgtgctattttttttctatttatgcaCATTGCATTTACTGAATATACTTCTATAAGTCAAATTTTAAAGAGATCGTACGCAGTGAGAGAATAGAAACCATGTTGGGACTATCAGTGACTGTTTTtacattcaaaataaattaaaaaagatatttaGCAAAATTTAGTTTCCCAAATAACATTTGAAAGTGTGTTGTATTAGCAGAAATCAGAATTTCTGTTGTTGGCATCATGAGGTCATCGTGCAGAACTTTGGTTTATCAACATCAAGTCAAGTAAAGTAATTTGACGACAAAACTTCAGATTTCACCACTGCTGTGGTCATTGTGTTTTCACATAGTAGCTCGCACTTGATCGGCAActtccaaaaacacaaagttgtgCTCCTTCCTGCCTGAATTCTTGAAACACCTTCGGCCGTCTTCTTTTCCAGTAAACATGATTCAAACGTTCAGTTTTTTGTGACGTTTTCATGAAGGATCCACTCTGCCCTGGGAAATGTTGCCAAAATTGGTTCTAAAGTTAGTCCTTTACACTGAATTTAATCAAAGCAATATCTGATGTCTGCAAATGTCCCGCTGTCTGTCTGACACAGGTCTGCTCAAAGACCTTCAGCCGGAAGCCTCATCTGCAGGAGCACATGATCCTGCACACCCAGGACCGGCCCTTTAAATGCTCCTTCTGTGATGAATACTTCAAGTCCAGGTTTGCAAGGCTGAAGCACCAGGAAAAGTTTCACTTAGGTGAGAAATATCACCCCAGCAGTGATGGTTATAGATCTTTGCAGACATAAAGCCTCGACTGTTGTTGTCCCACCACAGCCTTTCAATTCAGTTGAGCTTGATAttctgtagcttttttttttattgtttatgccATTCTAATGTAGATTTGCTGCACTGCTTTAGTTCACAAGTTCTTTAtttataccgtaatttccggactataagccgctacttttttcctgcgcttacagccttgcggcttattcagtgacgcggctaatttatggagttaattagcggccgccatgtatgtactttcggactcagtgaatggtttgaattctctatctaacaccaagcacaaggcatttatttttcaacacacctctaagcagccaaacagcatggacttgacttcaggtcttagacacttcagtcatggttcaacaaaacgaaacacgcatgcccggccgcatcccagaatcctttggtgccattagacccaacgtgcacgtgatcgccgctacaatatgatgaagctttcaagttaaaagcaatcgttaaaagcagcgtaaaaaaatccaccatcaccaacgggtttggaaaagccggtaagctgcgtgacggagagaacagcgcatgctcaggagtgaatttacctctgagtcatagtgactctgctggctgcacgtaaatatgtgggaataacatcagcctttattttgtcgggacacgactggaaacacaaatcgacgtgatcgtttttacggtttctaaggactgagcggaattttgctttgaaaagctcacagcctccgtgtgagctggagacatgtattcctgctgctcgttcacatagagctgtgGGGCGGAGGCGAGCGCAGAGGCGTctgcggagcaacagtgtttgttgtggaaggaaacttctgacgcacgcgccgcactgaggcgcgcgcttttcagtcgccgctgctttattttactggtgtgttttttaaccagccctgttactcccataaccctgccgcgacacaagcggaaggatagctgttcccgttcacccctccatgcactgctgatacttgctcattcttaaacacgtacaacagtttggcgagccgggcgttggccccgcctttagcccctaagactcatgggaaatggggaatcgcggatgtaaatttcctcatcataactgagggatgtaatgttgattatatggttactgtttgtaattttatgtatgatacctagattgtcaaaaagtaaaaaaaactaaaaaaataaaatgaaataaaaaaaccataactgaggaacttgtgaacagaatagaggtccatgctttGGCAGATGTAGGtgtactcaaatacatgagccagaggcaaagctggctcCACCCACGGTGTGCCAACGAATTACACTTACTCTAGGAATCAGTTcatgatctgtcaggatgacaatgtcgTCTAATGcctgcggcttgtactctgacgcggtttgtgtatgtataaaagtagttaatcacgtgaaaatgggtgggtgcggcttgtaattgggtgcgctttatagtccggaatttacggtaagtATTTAAATGCAGTAATTAAAGAAAGTTTTTGTGCCACTCCCAGGTCCGTTTCCATGTGAGATCTGTGGGCGCCAGTTTAACGATTCAGGAAACAAAAAGAGGCACATCGAGTGCACACATGGAGGGACACGAAAATGGACCTGCTTTATTTGTGGGAAATCAGTAAGagaaaggtattttttttaattccatctGTCTCTCTGAATGGAAGCAGatgttttaaaagcttttttgagaCAAATGCTTGTATTCTTTACTTGCAGGACGACCTTACGGGAACACCTGAGGATCCACACAGGAGAAAAACCTCACTTCTGTAGTATTTGTGGTCAAAGTTTTCGTCACAGCAGCTCGTACAGGTATTAAGCTCATTAGGCAGTTGGAACGCTTTTTCCATAATAGAGGCACGGATGGAAGTTCATGTCTTTTGCATTTGGCCAGGCTGCATCTGAGAGTGCACCGTGACGACAAGCGCTACGAGTGCAACGAGTGTGGAAAGACGTTCATACGTCACGACCATttaacaaaacatcaaaaaattCACTCTGGTAAGCAGCAGACTATGTGTTAAGGGTCCATAAACACAAAAGGAGAGTAGACGCACCTCTTGTGTGTTCTAAAACCATCTTTTTACAAAGGTTCAGCAAAGATCGACCTACTTTTAGATGTGACTGGAAACATGTTTCAGTATTTACATGCAAAAAGGAATAATATCAGAAGCAAATGAGCCAAAACAACTTATATTTGATCTTTATATTTCTCTTTAATGGCAGAATTATGTTTAATTTGACACTATTTAAGgcatttgtggccctgcgacagactggcgacctgtccagggtgtcccctgccttcgcccacaagtggctgggataggctccagcagccccgtgaccccgaaagggacaaaacagattagaagatgaatgaaataattaagaatgaattaatgaattaaaaattggtgatttgaattttaactgtctagaaaaatattaaaagaaaccTGACTTGAACTGACTTCTAGTAGCACTGCTTTGCATATGCTCCACTTCAGTGAAGAAATAACTGCTCTATATTGCTTCAATGGTATTCATGTTCTGTATAGGGGAGAAAACACACCAATGTGAAGAATGCGGGAAATGTTTCCGGCGTCACGATCATCTGACGGTTCACTACAAAAGTGTTCATTTGGGAGAAAAGGTTTGGCAAAAGTATGTCGCACAGGCTCTTGTGTTTGGTGGTATTTTATGACATATTGTAGCTGTAATATGTAAAACACCGTCCTTTTGAATTCAGGTATAAAACTGCAGTGCACCAGTGCGAGGTCTGTAAGAAAGAATTTAAAGGAAAGTCCAGTCTAGAGATGCACTTCAGAACCCATTCTGGTAAGAAAACAGCATTACATTAAAactacctttttcttttttaataatcttTAAATTGTAAGCAGTGAGCTGGTAAAAGTTAATGGGAAGACGATAGCTGGGAGTTGTAGTGGGAAAGCTAGAAGCTGAGAAGTAAATCCAGAAAAAATCTGCTAAAAAATCTGAATTAGTCTAttaatctctgttttttttttcatattttgatttattttgctttcctAGCACAATAATGTGTCATTCTTCTCAAAAAACGGCAGCAAAAATATCCAATAATGCCTTGAATGATTAttccttagaaaaaaaatttcatATGAAATAATAAACTCATAAAATggtcatttaacccttgtgctatcctatggggtccagatgaccccacccttacattgacgtgttctccctaccatgacaaaggtggataaaggtagaaagatttcatgtaatccatggacaccagtgaagatcacaaatcattgaagaaaaaaggttcagagcactgtctagtgggtctagatgacccaactcccaatattaaagtgcctaggacagctcAAGggttaatttaaatgtaaatcaaGGAAGACTTGTCATCAGGTTGACTGTATGTCAGACAGCAGCACCCTTTGAGCAGATCTTACTGTAAATGGgataaaataattattgtttGGATTTTAGCTCAAATGATTTAACCAAATTTGATGAAATCCGATaagaattaaaatatatatatttttaatcaataattggTAAGCTTTAACTGGATGTTTAAAATGCCTtggaaataagaaaagaaaagtccttTGGATGATGTCATTGTTCTGTTCACTTCTTCCAGATGAAATACTGTAAGTTTCCTGGATACATGaagaaagagttttcaaagcagaaatgttgtgttttaggTGAGAAACCCCACAGATGTCCAGAATGTCATCAGACATTTCGCATCAAGAAGACGCTGACGAAGCACATGGTGATTCACTCAGACGCCCGGCCCTTTAACTGCCCCCACTGTAGCGCCACCTTCAAGAGAAAAGACAAACTCAAGTACCACGTCGACCACGTACACATCGCCCGCTTTACGGAGCAGCCGGTCGGCATGGACAAACCCGCCTCCGCTCCTTTCCAGGAACCCTCTAAGGGTTACGAAAGTGAACCAAAGGCGTCTCTTCAGAGCACCCCTTCAAATGTCTGCATACCCGTCACTTTAGTCCCCGTGTCCGTGGCAGGGGCGGCGCAGGGAGACGCGCACGCTCACAGGGCCTCAGCTCTCTCCTCCTCGTCGTACAGTGTGGTCAGCATCCCGGCTCAGGCACAGCAGCAAAACTCTGGCTACCAAGCCACCACAGACCTGGCCTTTTTGGAGAAGTACACCCTCACCCCTCAGCCCGCCAACATTGTTCACCCGGTTAGGCCCGAGCAGATTTTGGACCCTCGAGAGCAGTCGTACTTGGGCACACTGCTGGGACTGGATTCAGCTTCCTTGGTACAAAACATTTCTAGCTCGGATCATGCCCACTGACACGCCCCCCCCATCCCTACCCCGAacctaaaacctaaaaaactgTGAAGCTGAACACAGAAAGCTTTTCAGTCCTACGCAAAAACGGCAAAATCTGGAACTGAATTACAAATGCTGAGCTtcaaagtatttattttgaaggacctccttttttttaaaagcatcttaTTGTTATCTaatatgttgtttttaagcATCAACTTAAGTATGAGCCAAATTTACAATCATAATCTTAAAACTATCTGATGAAGTAAATGGAGCTGCTGTCTAAAATCAGATGAAATAACTTTAGTTTTagtacacaaatacacaaaggaGGAGGATCTgttctgtaaaatatttaattaataaaaaca
Coding sequences:
- the zbtb41 gene encoding zinc finger and BTB domain-containing protein 41: MSSINLPVDPSSDGTNAHTSYPLPPQDRHLAMPHHSHSLLKFLNEDRTRQKFCDVSVVVGGKVYSAHKVVLAHGSSYFHAELSKSSAATAQVTLDHVEDSVFQLLLGFLYTAECVVAEADLPALTEAARFLNMMDVLRLVCEERGTNSVGVIHTQAEMMEISGKAVISSDSTGTDTNVQCPPEEKNAFFNQQFHTDTSLESSLAPCAIVAPAEDAQKAEEKGVTTRRSARRRRAPTKYKRDNIKSSITTSEEKEKSATPRREDEERVEEDLVLESSTLLLVGNESSEQTRGSDEIHEDGEDDMQREMNSGNVAQKSIDEVNDANRSLQAVEEPGGLVSAAGSSNRTSAYPEGLDPVIIQTSNKKTLKCPKCDKTFDRAGKYESHTRVHTGEKPFQCDICLQCYSTKSNLNVHKKKHTSDASFPKKEHKCPFCNKLHASKKTLAKHVRRFHPDCTQEFLNKRKRKSASWECSVCSKTFSRKPHLQEHMILHTQDRPFKCSFCDEYFKSRFARLKHQEKFHLGPFPCEICGRQFNDSGNKKRHIECTHGGTRKWTCFICGKSVRERTTLREHLRIHTGEKPHFCSICGQSFRHSSSYRLHLRVHRDDKRYECNECGKTFIRHDHLTKHQKIHSGEKTHQCEECGKCFRRHDHLTVHYKSVHLGEKVWQKYKTAVHQCEVCKKEFKGKSSLEMHFRTHSGEKPHRCPECHQTFRIKKTLTKHMVIHSDARPFNCPHCSATFKRKDKLKYHVDHVHIARFTEQPVGMDKPASAPFQEPSKGYESEPKASLQSTPSNVCIPVTLVPVSVAGAAQGDAHAHRASALSSSSYSVVSIPAQAQQQNSGYQATTDLAFLEKYTLTPQPANIVHPVRPEQILDPREQSYLGTLLGLDSASLVQNISSSDHAH